A genomic region of Dreissena polymorpha isolate Duluth1 chromosome 4, UMN_Dpol_1.0, whole genome shotgun sequence contains the following coding sequences:
- the LOC127877211 gene encoding uncharacterized protein LOC127877211 gives MNGMTHERWMSTCLNIPGAVKDILHYSNFKECGTPSSANLDHDLFFKVIKNMYCPNSFNPDHLTLAEVRQMTIKMPGKVFRHPTSWMPPNEALQSLCELVQCQVDYLFTSFDHGAELPNFLDRGCLTKTDNGVIQYDFGSTSRTDMKEDLVIIDEDNLITTMLRAKRNKRRNEVFTPKKDVGQKRRPKMSTPKKMKDFRQARGKTGEGSNSKTEHVSSPTDEPCNMDHVEEEII, from the exons ATGAATGGCATGACACATGAAAGGTGGATGTCTACTTGCCTCAACATCCCTGGAGCTGTGAAGGATATTCTTCATTACTCTAATTTCAAGGAATGTGGCACTCCTTCATCAGCAAACCTTGACCATGACCTATTCTTCAAAGTCATCAAAAATATGTACTGTCCAAACAGTTTCAACCCCGATCATCTGACATTAGCAGAAGTGAGGCAGATGACCATCAAAATGCCTGGAAAAGTATTCAGACATCCAACATCATGGATGCCTCCAAATGAGGCTCTGCAAAGTTTGTGTGAACTTGTGCAATGTCAGGTTGATTACTTGTTCACCTCCTTTGACCACGGAGCGGAGCTGCCGAACTTCTTAGACAGAGGGTGTCTAACTAAAACCGACAATGGAGTCATACAGTATGACTTTGGATCTACATCAAGGACAGACATGAAAGAAGACCTGGTAATAATTGACGAAGATAATCTGATAACAACAATGCTTAGAGCAAAACGCAACAAGCGCAGAAATGAAGTCTTCACCCCCAAGAAAGATGTCGGACAGAAGCGAAGACCGAAGATGTCAACACCAAA GAAGATGAAGGACTTCCGCCAGGCAAGAGGCAAAACTGGAGAAGGCTCAAACAGCAAAACGGAACATGTCAG TTCACCAACAGATGAGCCATGCAACATGGACCATGTTGAAGAAGAAATCATTTAA